Proteins encoded within one genomic window of Triticum aestivum cultivar Chinese Spring chromosome 2D, IWGSC CS RefSeq v2.1, whole genome shotgun sequence:
- the LOC123054589 gene encoding cold-responsive protein kinase 1 isoform X2: protein MLKDGTLIAVKVLSATSRQGVREFLTELTAISDIKHENLVTLVGCCAEGSHRILVYNYLEKNSLSQTLLGSGYSSIQFNWRARVKIAVGVARGLAFLHEEIRPHIIHRDIKASNILLDKDLTPKISDFGLARLLPANATHVSTRVAGTLGYLAPEYAIRGQVTKKSDIYSYGVLLLEIVSGRCNTNTRLPCEDQFLLEKTWAFYEQERLEEIIDADIDEDQEIEEACRFLKIGLLCTQDAMARRPHMPTVVRMLTGSKSISMEKITRPAMITDFAELKVSTKPHGANQARSNTSRSFSTTEISEPFSSSENHTQTSV, encoded by the exons ATGCTCAAAGACGGCACACTAATCGCAGTGAAGGTTCTGTCAGCCACTTCAAGGCAAGGCGTCCGAGAGTTCTTGACTGAACTTACAGCAATTTCAGACATCAAGCATGAAAACCTCGTCACGCTTGTCGGCTGCTGTGCTGAAGGGTCCCATAGGATCCTCGTTTACAATTATCTTGAGAAAAACAGCCTTTCACAGACATTGCTAG GGTCTGGCTACAGCAGCATCCAGTTCAACTGGAGGGCTCGTGTCAAAATTGCCGTGGGAGTTGCCCGTGGACTTGCATTTCTTCATGAGGAAATCCGTCCTCACATTATCCACCGCGACATAAAAGCGAGCAACATTCTTCTCGACAAGGACCTGACCCCGAAAATTTCTGATTTTGGATTGGCGAGGCTTCTTCCTGCCAATGCAACTCATGTTAGCACCCGGGTGGCAGGCACATT AGGATACTTGGCTCCAGAATATGCTATCCGAGGTCAAGTGACTAAGAAGTCTGACATCTATAGTTATGGGGTTCTTCTCTTGGAAATTGTCAGTGGCAGATGTAACACCAACACAAGATTGCCTTGTGAAGATCAATTCCTCCTTGAGAAG ACATGGGCATTCTACGAGCAAGAGCGTCTAGAAGAGATCATAGATGCCGACATAGACGAAGACCAGGAGATCGAGGAGGCATGCCGGTTCCTGAAGATCGGCCTGCTGTGCACACAGGACGCAATGGCACGCCGTCCCCACATGCCCACCGTCGTGAGGATGCTCACGGGAAGCAAGAGCATCTCCATGGAGAAGATCACCAGGCCAGCCATGATCACCGACTTTGCGGAGCTCAAGGTCAGCACCAAGCCGCACGGAGCGAACCAGGCACGGTCCAACACATCGAGATCCTTCTCCACCACGGAGATATCGGAGCCCTTCTCGTCGTCGGAGAATCACACACAGACATCTGTATGA
- the LOC123054589 gene encoding cold-responsive protein kinase 1 isoform X1 yields MDCCFMFGRRSQHAVEGDEGEHSVRVFSYNELRKATQDFSGANKIGEGGFGSVFRGMLKDGTLIAVKVLSATSRQGVREFLTELTAISDIKHENLVTLVGCCAEGSHRILVYNYLEKNSLSQTLLGSGYSSIQFNWRARVKIAVGVARGLAFLHEEIRPHIIHRDIKASNILLDKDLTPKISDFGLARLLPANATHVSTRVAGTLGYLAPEYAIRGQVTKKSDIYSYGVLLLEIVSGRCNTNTRLPCEDQFLLEKTWAFYEQERLEEIIDADIDEDQEIEEACRFLKIGLLCTQDAMARRPHMPTVVRMLTGSKSISMEKITRPAMITDFAELKVSTKPHGANQARSNTSRSFSTTEISEPFSSSENHTQTSV; encoded by the exons ATGGATTGCTGCTTTATGTTCGGACGGAGATCTCAACATGCTGTTGAAGGCGATGAGG GTGAACATAGTGTGAGGGTCTTTTCTTACAACGAGTTGAGAAAGGCAACTCAAGACTTCAGTGGGGCAAACAAGATTGGAGAGGGTGGTTTTGGTTCCGTATTCAGG GGAATGCTCAAAGACGGCACACTAATCGCAGTGAAGGTTCTGTCAGCCACTTCAAGGCAAGGCGTCCGAGAGTTCTTGACTGAACTTACAGCAATTTCAGACATCAAGCATGAAAACCTCGTCACGCTTGTCGGCTGCTGTGCTGAAGGGTCCCATAGGATCCTCGTTTACAATTATCTTGAGAAAAACAGCCTTTCACAGACATTGCTAG GGTCTGGCTACAGCAGCATCCAGTTCAACTGGAGGGCTCGTGTCAAAATTGCCGTGGGAGTTGCCCGTGGACTTGCATTTCTTCATGAGGAAATCCGTCCTCACATTATCCACCGCGACATAAAAGCGAGCAACATTCTTCTCGACAAGGACCTGACCCCGAAAATTTCTGATTTTGGATTGGCGAGGCTTCTTCCTGCCAATGCAACTCATGTTAGCACCCGGGTGGCAGGCACATT AGGATACTTGGCTCCAGAATATGCTATCCGAGGTCAAGTGACTAAGAAGTCTGACATCTATAGTTATGGGGTTCTTCTCTTGGAAATTGTCAGTGGCAGATGTAACACCAACACAAGATTGCCTTGTGAAGATCAATTCCTCCTTGAGAAG ACATGGGCATTCTACGAGCAAGAGCGTCTAGAAGAGATCATAGATGCCGACATAGACGAAGACCAGGAGATCGAGGAGGCATGCCGGTTCCTGAAGATCGGCCTGCTGTGCACACAGGACGCAATGGCACGCCGTCCCCACATGCCCACCGTCGTGAGGATGCTCACGGGAAGCAAGAGCATCTCCATGGAGAAGATCACCAGGCCAGCCATGATCACCGACTTTGCGGAGCTCAAGGTCAGCACCAAGCCGCACGGAGCGAACCAGGCACGGTCCAACACATCGAGATCCTTCTCCACCACGGAGATATCGGAGCCCTTCTCGTCGTCGGAGAATCACACACAGACATCTGTATGA
- the LOC123054588 gene encoding F-box/kelch-repeat protein At5g60570 — MEDFQDCNSKSLVAVPGSLVLHLFRLLGQQDNSWQKYALAYFLLVRNEYFPREPRKSSAVNGQLVPCCHGSDLGSNELEVEKQNAVVKSQSGGDSSSNGSNDCFLPGLHDDLAQDCLAWTSRSDYPSLSCLNKKFNTLVNGGYLYKLRRKYGIVEHWVYLACSAMPWEAFDPSRNRWMRLPRMPCDDCFSCADKESLAVGTQLLVFGREYTGLAIWMYNLLTRHWSRCTPMNFPRCLFASGSSGEIAIVAGGCDRNGQVLRSVELYNSEAGQWETLPDMNLPRRLSSGFFMDGKFYVIGGVTSERHSLTCGEEFDLDTRTWRRIHDMYPGGTSASQSPPLVAVVNNQLYAADQSTNVVKKYDKASNTWNIVKPLPVRADSSNGWGLAFKGCGDRLLVIGGHRGARGEVILLHSWCPEDGNGAASDWEVLSVKERAGVFVYNCAIMGC, encoded by the coding sequence ATGGAAGATTTTCAAGACTGCAACTCCAAGAGCCTTGTTGCTGTTCCTGGTTCTCTGGTTCTGCACCTCTTCAGGCTGTTAGGTCAGCAGGATAATTCCTGGCAGAAGTACGCCTTGGCTTACTTTCTCTTGGTCAGGAATGAGTACTTCCCGAGGGAGCCAAGGAAAAGCTCTGCTGTGAATGGGCAACTTGTTCCCTGCTGTCATGGTTCAGATTTGGGCAGTAATGAACTGGAAGTGGAGAAGCAGAATGCTGTTGTCAAGAGCCAATCAGGAGGTGATTCCAGTTCCAATGGATCAAATGATTGTTTCCTTCCAGGCCTTCATGATGATCTGGCTCAAGACTGCCTTGCCTGGACAAGCAGATCAGACTATCCCTCACTCTCTTGTCTGAACAAGAAATTCAATACGTTGGTTAACGGTGGATATCTGTACAAGCTGCGGAGGAAATATGGCATTGTTGAGCATTGGGTGTATCTGGCGTGTAGCGCTATGCCCTGGGAAGCATTCGATCCGTCGCGAAACCGATGGATGAGGCTCCCAAGAATGCCATGTGATGACTGCTTCTCCTGTGCAGACAAGGAGTCACTTGCTGTTGGGACACAGCTGCTTGTCTTTGGCCGAGAATATACAGGCCTTGCTATTTGGATGTACAATTTACTGACACGGCATTGGTCTCGCTGCACTCCGATGAATTTTCCTCGCTGTCTGTTTGCCTCAGGAAGTTCTGGTGAGATTGCCATTGTTGCTGGTGGGTGTGATAGGAATGGGCAGGTGCTGAGATCTGTGGAGCTGTACAATTCAGAGGCTGGCCAGTGGGAGACCTTGCCAGACATGAACTTGCCCAGGAGACTCTCCTCAGGTTTCTTCATGGATGGCAAGTTCTATGTCATCGGGGGTGTGACAAGTGAGAGGCATTCTCTGACTTGTGGAGAGGAATTCGATCTCGACACCAGGACATGGAGAAGAATCCATGATATGTACCCCGGAGGAACCAGCGCCTCCCAGTCGCCTCCGCTCGTCGCCGTTGTAAATAACCAGCTCTACGCGGCTGACCAGTCCACAAACGTGGTGAAGAAGTACGACAAGGCAAGCAACACATGGAACATAGTGAAGCCCTTGCCTGTGAGAGCGGACTCTTCCAACGGCTGGGGCCTGGCTTTCAAAGGATGCGGCGATAGACTGCTGGTCATCGGCGGCCACAGAGGAGCTCGCGGCGAGGTGATACTGCTGCATTCCTGGTGCCCCGAAGATGGGAACGGCGCCGCCTCCGACTGGGAGGTGCTGTCGGTGAAGGAGCGCGCCGGCGTCTTCGTCTACAACTGTGCAATAATGGGGTGCTGA